CCTGATATGGCGCGCCGCGCCGCCGCTGCCGACCGAGCTGTGGCACCCGATCAGGGCGCTCTTCGCCCGGACGGAACCAGGCGCTCCGGACGCCGCGGGGGCTCCCGGCACTCCGGCCAGGCCCGGCGCCGTCTCCCCGCTGGCCGCGGGCCCGGACCAGGCCTCGGCCCTGGCCACCGCCCGGCGGCTCTACACCGAGGCGCCGCTGACGGTGCCGGTGGAGTGGACGACGGCTACGGGGCACGAGAGCGGCGGACTCACGGGAGCGTGAGGGGAGCGTGCGCCTGTCGGCGTGCGCGGGCGGGCCGGGCCGGCGAGGCGGCGGTCAGACGACGGGCTTGCCCGTGAGCTCCACGCCGGCCTCGCGCATCTCCTCCAGGGCGCGCTCGGTGGTCGCGGCGGAGACGCCGGCCGTCAGGTCCAGCAGGACCTGCGTGCGGAAGCCCGCGTCGGCGGCGTCGAGCGCCGTGGCGCGCACGCAGGCGTCCGTGGCGATGCCGACCACGTCGACGTCCGTGATCCCGTGGCTGTGCAGCCAGTCGCCGAGCGGCGTGCCGTTCTCGTCCACGCCCTCGAAGCCGCTGTACGCGCCCGTGTACGCGCCCTTGTCGAAGACCGCGTCGACGCCGCCGGAGGCCACCGCGGGGGCGAAGTTCGGGTGGAAGCCGACGCCCTCGGTGCCCGCGATGCAGTGCGCGGGCCAGGTGCGGACGAAGTCCGGGTGGTCGGAGAAGTGGTCGCCCGGGGCGATGTGGCAGTCACGGGTGGCCACCACGTGGCGGTAACCGGCCGTCGCCTGGCCGATCAG
The nucleotide sequence above comes from Streptomyces sp. TS71-3. Encoded proteins:
- a CDS encoding nicotinamidase; translated protein: MRRALIVVDVQNDFCEGGNLAVSGGADVAAAITELIGQATAGYRHVVATRDCHIAPGDHFSDHPDFVRTWPAHCIAGTEGVGFHPNFAPAVASGGVDAVFDKGAYTGAYSGFEGVDENGTPLGDWLHSHGITDVDVVGIATDACVRATALDAADAGFRTQVLLDLTAGVSAATTERALEEMREAGVELTGKPVV